The Brassica napus cultivar Da-Ae chromosome C7, Da-Ae, whole genome shotgun sequence genomic interval GAAATTGAGTGAGTTAGGGTTTATGAACTtaagattttgattttcttcCCCTTTGTTCGTGAAAGAGATGAGAAATTATGGGTTTCATCCCAAAGAAATCGAGTTTAAACCGTTGAAATCGTGTTTGgttggttcaaatcaagtgggaatcaaaCCGGATATAACCGAAGAAAACCAGAAAATCGATTTGGATACTTACCTGGGCACATGATCGATCGGTCTAAAAttcgagatcggtcgatctgtatgAAATCGACCTTCACTGATCGAGTGAAATagaccaggtcgatcagtatatgttccacgttttttttgttctgcataATGATCAGGATCGATTGATCCGTTCGACCTTGTAAtttcggatcgatcgatcccgcttGATCGAAcccattatttattatatttaaaaattacatttttaagggcattattgccattttgaaaataacTAGCCTAATGGaacataaagtatatgagattggtttaaagggacatagttatcattttttttgctctaaaaaacaatttttcctttttatattaACTATTCTTAAATCGAAAAATATGGTTTAGAACTTAAGAATAAGGTAGAAAAAATCAGAATAGGTGGTGGATATTGAAATGTTGTTTGTAGTTAGTATATTTGGTGGTGGATACTCTCATTGGTACCACGataatattgtgtttttggctaaacaatatctattttattaaaactgaagtatctTTTGGTACTAATTGAAAACATGAATAACAATATAAACGataattgtttgaaaacatggatatcaatatttttagtacttcttttatttacacatttaccATTGCATTTACAATAAacgaaatatttttttgtatttctttttatttatagattatgccactacatttaaaatcaatttaaattaattaattacaattccGAAACTTATCTAACCAAatcgatattcatatattaaccattattaatattttacaatatTAACTAAATCGCATTTATTAAAGGGAGATAACCTTTTTAGTATGGTCAATTTAGTTGATATTCGTACAATATTAATAATGggtaatgcaaaaaaaaaatttagtatgttgtttcattttaaaataaattaacaaaaaaaacaatgggttaatatatgaatagtataattacatcaaattgcatcaagttataaattttttaatataatattatgtacaaataaaaaaatattatgttcaaacatctatattataaaataatatattttactctacatgtaaattacaaaacataaaaaaaaatatacatgagattattttataaaatcagcGGTTGATGAGTTTACGTTGAATAcaagttaaatcaaacatctgCGGAGAGAGGagatgatcaagttctagttgtGATTTATAAGGAGAAATAAGTTGTGAAATAAAAGTTATGAAATAATTTGTGAAATATATTTCACcaatggtcaaaaaaaaaatttcaccaaaaaaaagttgtgaaatAAAATCAACTTACGCAAAATGAAACGGGTAAGGTTTCAACTATACTACCAACCGAAATTATGGTGATGATTGGTTCAACTGTGGCTCTAAAAATTTAGCAGTAAAAGTTTAGCTGTATGTAAATTGGTTATAGATGTAAAGTTGTTACTGTAGATTTTTTTGCAGAGACTTTTGctgtagttaaatttgttgtagtTGTGgttgtagatattttaaaataaaatatgtaaaatctgtaatgtatatataacataattatttttttattaattaaataatttatattaatatttttttataaattctcaaagtttattgttatttaaaatgtgatatgtaaataatatatattttatttaaaatatttcaataaattttacaataccCAAAgttgaattaaatatttatagatgtttttaattatgattatctaatttatttgatattatagatagtttttttatttcacagATTCTATAGCATATAAAAGAAAGCTTTAGGTTTTTTACCTAAAAtacgtttaaaaaaatttactttagattttttgctgtagctttaaaaaataaagctaaagcatgattggtaaaagtttataaaaatttaatttaggttttaactattaaaaataaaggtACATCATGATTGGTAaagtttagtgatttaaaagtagataaaactaaaataagaaGATAAAGCACAACCAATCACCCTCTATATCATTTTAGAATTGATTTTACATGACTTTGTCAGGATTAGACATTacgtaaatttaattataaaactaattcTATGAAAGTGATAAAACTATTTTATGAAAACCATGATATTGAAAACAATTTAGtagttataaattttgataaacgAAAACACATCATAAAATGTGCTAACGTTATAGCTGCAGCCTATTTTAAACATGTATCCATAAACATTTTTGAATGTACAGCATTATAAACCCGATCTTAAATAATTACATGCATTTTATGGTAATTGTTGTATCCAcctaaaataatagtatagtaGATTTTGATCCGTGTTTCAAAAATACAAGATCATTTTCATTCATAAATTATTTCTTAAGTaagttataattttgtatataatttataaattttaaagttttatacaTCATTTATGTCATTTGtttaagttatattttaggGTGTAGTATATTTGTGGACGGTGAGAAGAATTTTTACATGCACCATATAATTAAAGGTAGATGTTTGGATACTTTTTCGGATCTATTGGAATTTTAGGTTTTTGgagttaaatatttaatttttattcagaTATTTATAAACTTTGGTTAATATCCGGTTTGAATCTTTTCAGGTTTCGTTCAGATATAGATACccgtttaaattatataaataatataacttaaaatccaaaataaaatagtataaaacataaaaattgaataactaaatacacaatCTTAACATTAAATTGGTTTGGTCTAGATATTTGAATGGGAAAACTAGCAGGTAGTATTTTCagtgataaatatttttaactatttaaaatatttacttttgcatgttttccatattttcaagcatttttaaaatttttaatattttgagtaTTTGAGATATTtctgaatatataaaaataattaatatatttaaacatataaatgtgatttgaatatatttggGTATTCAAAATAGTTCGGTTATAATTAGGTTTAGTTCTAATTCTTCAGATACCAACCTTTTGGATCTTCgattaatatttgatataacTTTTTTGGTCGTATTCAgtttggtttttcgggtttgAATATTTTCCTAGTCCTACACCATGCAGTTATTGTTGTTGGTTATTAAGGATTAATGGACCAGACACCTTGCATGAATTTCATgtatttaacatatttatttcATAGATCTTATCGTGAATgaggattcttcttcttctttgaacaCCGAGGAAGatgattctatttttttttttcttttccatcaagtttttgtttattaaataaataaagacgGGCACAGCCCAATAtccttacaaaagaaaaaggcTCACGACCCGATTAGCTAAACCAACAACAGACTAAAAAAAACGGgcttaaaaccaaaaaacccatcACCGACACTGCCCAGATCCCGCGGCACGTGTCGGcttatcttcttcttgtctCATCCCGGCGGTTCCGCCGAACGGCTCACCACCGTCGAACTTGTCACAGAGAGCGTCATCGGACTAACCGAGAGCTCATCCCAATCATCACACGTCGCCTACTGGGCATGTTAAGCCCGAGACTCAAGACCTCAGCTTTCCTTCTCTTGTCGTCGTCACCAATGATGGAGAGCTTCACCTTATACCTAGATCTCATCCATTCTGACCCAAACAACCACCCTGACGACAAGAGCCACCACACAGTTTACACCAAAGCCAAACTAGTAACCAAACCCCAAAGACTAAGGATCCAAAACCGACAGCGTAGAGCTATGTGGGCCTCTACCCTCCGGAACCAAAACCGACAGCGTAGAGCTATGTGAACCTCTACCCTCAAGAGCTAAAACCGGCGAAGACGGAGCAGAGAATACCTCCCCTTCCCGAGAACTTGAACCGGCGGCGGCGAAGCTGAGgaagcctccacctcccggaaAAAAGCTGGCGTCGACGGATCTGTGATAGCCTCCATCTCCCGGAATCACCACTTGAACATGCAAGCCTATCTTCTCACACATGGGCCTCCACGCGAGCGCGTCTTCCCTCCAAGCGGGAGCCACCTTTGGAGGATGGCTCCAATCCAGAGCTCCGACAAGGCGTTCGGTGATAggcgacgaagaagaagcaaaaagaAACCTCTTTGACGGTAGGAGAAAGGATCCGACGCCGGCacggacgctcacgcgccggccgtaCGCCGGATTCAATCTCAGATCTCCTTTCTCTCTCGAAAATGTAGATATCCTTTGAAGTGATTCAAAATTTCTACTaggtgaaaaaaaaagaaaataaatagttGGATATGGCATATGTATTAATAATGCAAAATAATGTGCGAGTTAAGTCGTAATTGTATGGTTTGATTAGTAAATGCTAATAATAGGAATCTATGTTAAAATTTATGGTCCAACTATGACATTATTACGGTAGAGAGAAATCGGCCAAAAAAACACTGAACTTTGCggaaattgccaaaagaaacctgTACTCGAGCCTGACCAATAAAGCTCAGACcttttgttgacttttttagtttattcaCAAATTTACGGTTGACTTACCAGATTAACACACCGTTAACCGACAGTTAAGAGAGTGTTAACTCACCGTTAATTACTGTCGTTTAGTGAAACTACGTCGTTTCATCCAATTGTTTTGTTAAAGACAAAATCTcaagacgacgtcgttttgctTAATTAAAATTGTTGTTGGCTGGACTCGAACCCGTGCACTTGTGGTCCTTAGGGGGttttgccactgagctagtggactttTCGGAAGATTACCacacatgtttatttttattgatcaaaagatgTGTTTGATTGAAATCAAACAAAACGAAACCCGTGTTTGAAcgtaaccctaatttctcaaatcgatttggggatttttctTGTGATGTGAGGAGATGGTAAAGACGAAGTTCACAAAGTTCTTTCTGGATTGACCTTCGTTTTTGATGTGCATATCCCAGTTCTTCGACCACACCCGCATTGCTCCGGGATACCACTAATTCCCATCGTATTCACAGACAAATTCTCACAACCCGAACTCATCATGCGATACTCGAAGAAGGAAATGTGAGAATCGAGATTCTTAAGGACGAGATCGAAGAGAATCGAGCTTGAATCGCGAACTGGATTTATGATTTTgggaatttagggtttataccaACACCGTCGtttctttttgattcatttaaCTCGGATTCAAAGAGAATAAAAGAAACTTTGTTCATAAATACATTGCAAATCTATTCCAAATTCCACTAGCTCAGTGACAAAAACCCCTACCATTAAACCCGAGTGCACGAGTTCGAGCTGATGGAAGcccatctttttaataaaaaagcaATATAAAACGCGTCGTTTCATTCATTTGTCTTTTAACTCGAATTCGAAGAGAATAAAACAAACCGTGTTCGTAAATCTATTGCaaagtccactagctcagtggcaaaaacccctaccaTTAAACCCGAGTACACGAGTTCGAGCCATTGGAAAcccatatttttaataacaaagctatataaacgacgtcgtttgtcTTTAATCAGAAAAagagatgaaacgacgtcgtataCTTTAACACCCAAAATTAACATCCGCTTATTTATCTGTTAACTCGGTTAACGGTGTGTTAATCTGGTCAGTCAATCGTAAGTTtcttaattaactaaaaaagtcaACAAAATTTCACGGTGTTATTGGCTAGCCCATATGTTcaggtttcttttggcaatttccGCAAAGTTCAATGTTGTTTTGGCCGAATTCTCGTAGATAAAACATAAGatccaaaattaataaaagaaagagattatTTGGCAAATTATTTTATGGTGTGTTTTAGTAATAACAAATTTATGGGCTAAAAGAATAAATTTTGATATGTGATGCAAAACTTTGTGGAGCATCAAATCCACAATTCAAATTTTATCTCTTTCAAATAGTATCAAATCCGTAATTTTCATATGAAATCAGTCTTTTACAATCTTCATGATCTATTTGACACTTATTAAAAGAtacttgaaatatttttagtgggttatctcatatattttattgataaaaaaattacagaATGTCTGACCAACTAATAGTAATTAGAGATTGATCCACgtgaatgttttctttttgttataaattatatttgtttttcatggttaatgttatatattttaaatgtactATCATatagcttattatatatttgtttttttagatttttacacATTATAATCGAATCGGACAATATGATTACTTTtgattatttagttatttttagtaTGAATTCAAAATACCGAACCGTAATATGGTTACTTTTGGTACAAACTATCTGAATCGTATAATAGTTACTTttagttatttagatatttttatgttcTTATTATATCAGAACCGAACCCACCAAAATATAGGAGAACCCAATTCAAAATCCAccaaaaaatttataagaacCAAACAGatcataatttcaaaatttttaaaaatacccGAAAAAATGGTCCGTACCCAAACTGGTACCTAAATACCCATGCCTAGCtaattttgtaaacaaatataaaactctTTGTTAACCGTTTTCAAATTCATGtcacaaatgaaaaaaaatattcaaacatgTCGAATAATTATGTTTACATGTAAAAAGATAACGGGTCCGACTGGTGACCATCCGGGAAACAAGAGGAACGAATAAAAAAGGAATGTACGGGAATAAAATAccaggaatgaaaaggaatggttgttccttatcaaatttgacaaggaataattttgttctttaattctctacaaaaaagggaatgaaagggaatgagaggaaattattattccttgtgaatggtaattttttttaggaacgttagggaatgcattattcctcgTCGTTCCCTGGTCACCATTCGTACCCGTTGTCAAATCATTGTGGTAACGACAATTGATGAGGTAGTTAAGAAGAGtgaaaaattaatgtaaaagaTATAACAAAACACTTAACAATAAATAAGTTACTCtttctgtttcataataagtgtcattttagctttttttttttcttgttacacaaaAATTGTCACTTTACAATTCCAATGCAAATTATACTTAGTTTCAtctgaaaattaattgcaaattACATTGgtttcataaataattttatttatctcaaatactattggtcagaaaaatataattaataacaacttacatatatttcCGCTACTTTCTTAGTctgtgtgaaaaatgtcaaagtgacacttattcAGAGACGGAGAGAATATGTTTTATACTTTGTAATAAATGCtacttaattaattaaaataataataaatgaagtagtttaatttagttaaaaataaatgaaaatctgTAATCAACCACAAAATAGGCAAATACTCattatgtttcattttaatCGTCATTTAAAATTGCAtacacagattaagaaaacttttaattttgtatatttactaaataaaacaTCATTACCAAAACATCTAAACACATTTCTACCAATTGAAATATATACCGAAATATAAAGTCAATAATTTTTGCACTGAAATTATAAAGaatacttattttgaaacaaaattttactcTACAACGACAACTAACCTAAAACTGATGGAGTATTATTTTGTAGTTcaaatttaatagaatagataattaTTGGATTTTCACTCACGAGTAGAGTGATCTCCACaaagtattaaaaattaaagagaaatattctatctcttctttaaatatatattgcgTTTACGTCAACAATTTTTTATCTATCACAtaagttaaaaatttaaatttaagttctatcataaatgtatatttttccATGACTgtcaattttcaataaaattaaattaagagtaattttaaaatttaatagtttactactatcaaataattgaaaatttatagAATACATTGTCATACAATTCTTTCTTaattatctatctttttttttgaactgcttaattatctatttttatagATCAGAGTTGGCACTTTTGAATCAATTATCAAGTCTTTTAGAGATTCTGTTTTTTAAGTATGTTCATTAATTTCAAATGGCACAATGATGAAGTAAGcgcccacaaaaaaaaaagagttgatcTGTTGATGGTTCTTAAAATTTACGTAAATTTATCTCTCGATAACCCCCACATGCTATATTTCTCCTGCTCTTTTCAAAATAATAGTTtctctatttctttttttttggtcaaaaatagTTTCTCTATTTCTAAGAAGATATATTTGTAGCATTTTGATATTTGAAGAGAAATTTCCAAAGTATTCGATGTAcatttgattaattaataatgaaaaaatatttaaaaatatttactgaGAAcagttatatttttgaattgctatagttttaaattattaatgtttAAGTATACAGTTATGattaaacattaattattatttaatattcgtgaaatttaaaatttatatttgagaAATAGAGGAACACATGATTGTAGATAGAGATACACATTTACACACTCCTCTACACATGATACAGGGCATCTAATACGGTTACTATATGACTTAACATCATTTTTCATAAACGATAAAGAATCttcacaaaattttataatatttttttttcattgtaaTATCTTTTAGTAACTAACTACTCATTAGTGATCGATATCCATCAATTTTCGAAAACAAATTTCCAACATAACCATAGTTACGAGATTTactatattaatcatattttatgttAGAGATAACTTTTGATACATTTTCACATATTTACAAACATATTACGTGaatattgtttgtatttttattagaaCTGTTAGAAAACAAAAGCATGTTTAGCAATAAAtcacatctatactattaaagcaggatcctattgtcataattaccttaggggcatgtttctttcactaacattgcatgtttcattaagggcaattaagtaatattaataacaaatctatattgggtcattatttttggatccagtccaaatcaaatctctattgggccatttgggcctattaaaaaatcagattcaattctcaccttttttttttcctttggaccattgagtccaagttcaaataattttttttaaacgattcttaattattattatttttttcttaatataatttaagcattcataaaaataattgaatttttttattgaaaagtataaatctttattaaaagtatataattttttaattaaaatattaatcccataataaaattaatttatcagagttataccaacttaattcattaaaaaaataaattttaatttttttaacataaatagtcatttaaaatgaaatacgataaataaagataaaattttaagtcttttataaaataaaacacaaatatatgaaaatgtgacatttactaaatatttgtcaattgaaaaaaaaaacaaaaataaatccgcgctttgaaagcgcggatcaaaatctagtacattgattatatttgatattatgcTTTTCGCAGCCAACAGAAAATACCAGGAAATTTTGATCTTCTTACTTTGTATGTAAACAGCATTCAATAGTTTCGAGgaattaaaagaaagaaattattTTGAGAGAGAAAATAACTTGACTATTACTtgagcaaaaataaaataaaaaaaaaaaataaaaagaaaaagaaaacagctGTGGTTTACAAGTCATGGACTCGCtataactctctctctcaactcCCCACTCAATTTTTGCcctttttttataatttcaattccAATTTcgttgctctctctctctctctctctctcctatgGAACCGCCGCCGCCTTCTCTCTCCTCCACAGCGGTGGCCTCCACCGTCGTCCCAACAACCACCGTACCcgttcctcctcctcctcacgCAACAACCTCTTACCCCGAGTCTCTAGACTCCTCTCCCAGGTCTCGCACCACCGATGGCTGGGACGATCTCAACGCTCCCTCCGCCGTCTCTTCCAAACTCCGTCTCATGTGCAGTTACGGCGGCCATATCCTCCCTCGCCCTCACGATAAATCCCTCTGCTACATGGGCGGCGACACTCGCATCGTCGTCGTGGACCGTAACTCGTCTCTCTCATCCCTCGTCGCTCGTCTCTCCAACAAGCTCCTCGACGGCCGCTCCTTCACGCTCAAGTACCAGCTGCCTAGCGAGGATCTTGATTCGCTCATCTCCGTCACAACCGATGAGGATCTCGAGAACATGATCGAGGAGTATGACCGTACGATCTCCGCCCCCAATTCCACAAAACCCTCGCGGCTCCGTTTGTTTCTGTTCACGTCGAAGCCGGAAGCTACTCAATCGATGGGTCAGATCCTCGAGAGCTCGGCCAAGAGTGACGATTGGTTCCTCAACGCTCTCAACAGCGCTGGGCTCCTCAACAGAGGGTTCTCAGATTCGGATGCTAACGTGAATCGCTTACTGGGCTTGGACGATGGGCTTCGCTCTAGTCCCGGAGTTAACGGAGATAATCTTGATTCCAGCGTTAAAGATGACGACGGCTCCGTTAAAAGCGGCAAGCAGCAGCAACAGATCCAGGACCCCCCTCCACCTCAGCTTCCTCAGCAGCAGCAAGGAGGTCAAGATGTGCACAGCATGCCTGATTCTCCGATGCTTGATACGTCCTCCTCCTTCGGGTCAACTTCCTCTTCCCCTTTGCCGGCGAATCTCCCGCCGATTCGTGTCCACGTGGAGGAAGCAGGTGGGGTTAAGGGGATGCAGGATCAGAGGATGGGGATCGAAGAGCAGTTCGCTAGATTCAACGTCGGGAACAAGCAACAGCAGGTCCAGCAGGAGGATGGATTCGCCGCGATCTCGTCACCACCGCCGCCTTTGCCTGTGACGATCTCTCTTCCCGCTGCGCCGGTGAATGCAGCAGCAGCGAATGTCTCGAGTGAGTTCCAGACGAGAGTCTTCTCCGATGATGAGAGATCTGATCACGGCGTCCCGGCTGGATACAGGAAGCCTCCGACTCCACGTTCTCAGCCGCAGAATCTGCCTCCTCAGCAGGTTCATCACGTGAAGTCAAACAGCGGTGGACACGAGCTGCCTTCACCTCATTCCGTATCCAGGTACTCTCCTTTTCCCCCCTCAAATGTATTAACTTTGATGTTGTAGAGCTATACTTGTAAGATTCTGATGTGTTTGTTCATATGACTCAGTGATAGCAGCATGAACAACCCTGTGTATCAGCAACGACCATCTGTGTATCAAGAACCCATGTCTCAGATGCCTTCTGGTTCCACTGTAGTTACTGGTATGATCAACCCTGCAGATCCAAACACACTCTTACCTCAGAACCATATGCAGAATCAGGACCCTGGATACATCCTCCACCCCCAGTTCGAGCAACAATCTGCACCAtctcagcagcagcagcagcagcagttCATACACGCTGCTGCACCACCTCAGTACATTCGTCACCATCCCTCTGGTGGCCTTCCTATGCAGACTTACATCCAGGTTTACCCTTCGCAGCAGCCGCAGTCCTTTCACAGGCAGCCGGGTCAACTGGATCAACAACAGCCTTATCCTGCTGTTTACTATGTCACTACTCCGGCCCCACCTAGGCCTTACAATATGGCTGTGCCACAATCTGGTAGTGTGAGCGAGGCTCCAGGGTCTGTCCATTCTAACCATCCCCAGGCACCGCCTAACTCCATGATGGCTCCACCTCCTAACAGCCAGTTGAGAAGTGTTCCTGGCGGCAAACCTGAGGCTGGGGTTTACACAACGCCACAAGGTATGGCTGGTGCTCAGATGGTTCACCAGATCCCTACAAGCCAGCAGCAGTTCATGGGCTATTCACAGATCCATCACCCACCTCAGTCTGGTTCAGCTGCGATGCCCAGCTACGGATATGAATACGCTGACAATGCTCATAAGCAGATGTTCTACACGCAACCTGTGGGACACGCACAGTACCAGACAATGACCGGTCCTCCACCTGCCATGGTGTTGCCTGATGGCTCTGCCGCTGCTAAGCTTCCAGCTGAGAACATGACTCAACAGATCCGGAGTTCACAGCCGTTGTGACCTACAAGGCACAAGGAAGATGGAAAACAGTTTTGGAGGAAGAAAATCCCAGTTGGtattgaaacataaaatatataattactttttctcttattttttttatcagttgtTGCTGCGTCAAAAAAGTGTCTGGCTTCATGTTGGTTTCGGTATTTGTGGACTTATGTCAAAAAGTGTTGTGTGAGTAAGTAGAAGGGAGAATAAGGGAGTAACGCTGCTGCTTTTGGAAATTTACATTTATAGTCGATGGATATTGGTGCTTTTCATGGATCTtatatcatattattattattatcattcaTTTCTCATTGTAAATGACTCGTTTATTTTTCGTAATCATCTCTTGTTATCGTTCTCTTCTTACTTGGTGGAGATTTGAATGCTCTAATATTGTTTAACGACATTCGATATACTGACAtgtttgtaaaatatttaatatttggaAGAATGTACGTCTTCCTCTCCATTGCTTTCAATCTTTTCCATGGGAGCATAAGTACAGATCGGGATCCATGTGTCTGGTCTGGTCTTGGATCCACCATTCACACAACCCTACAACTTCTCAGACAAGGTGTGGGAGAAAAAGGTAGTGACAAAATCGCTGTCTAGCAATCTAGCAACATAACTTTTTCTCCTTTGAAAGAGAGAGAGCATATGTATCATCACGTAAACACCAAAACCCAACTCTCTATCTCTAACCATACTCTACGCTCATGATTTTGTATTCTTGCACTAGACTACTCTTTCACTCTCACAAGCAACAGAGAGCCTCACCTTAGTTGAGTTGTCACTACTCTCAGATGGTGTTATCACAGAGTCCACCAAGTGGAAATGTTCTGTGATTCAAACCTTTACTGTGATCTTGTGCACCAGAAGCAATGAAGCACTGCTGACCTGGTCCGGATACAAAATCTGAAACTAATATCTATGTGGTCAGGTCCCCATCCCTTGCAGTCAGTGATATCAAACCAAGAAGGCCACAAACTGAATCTTGATGGGTTCTTCTTGTCTTCTGTCTCTATCCTGTCTGCAAATAAGTCCTTTTTCTCCTTGACTCTTCTAAAACTTTCAGCCTCAGCTTCAGGCTATAAAATCCTCATCAAAGAGTCCTCTCTTTCTCAACCCACTTCCTCTTATCTGTAGATCACACTAAAAAGCAACAATGGACCAAAACACACCTGCAGAATTTTCTCATGGGTCTTCAAACTTTCATAAATATTACCCACAGAC includes:
- the LOC106349444 gene encoding chromatin modification-related protein eaf-1, which gives rise to MEPPPPSLSSTAVASTVVPTTTVPVPPPPHATTSYPESLDSSPRSRTTDGWDDLNAPSAVSSKLRLMCSYGGHILPRPHDKSLCYMGGDTRIVVVDRNSSLSSLVARLSNKLLDGRSFTLKYQLPSEDLDSLISVTTDEDLENMIEEYDRTISAPNSTKPSRLRLFLFTSKPEATQSMGQILESSAKSDDWFLNALNSAGLLNRGFSDSDANVNRLLGLDDGLRSSPGVNGDNLDSSVKDDDGSVKSGKQQQQIQDPPPPQLPQQQQGGQDVHSMPDSPMLDTSSSFGSTSSSPLPANLPPIRVHVEEAGGVKGMQDQRMGIEEQFARFNVGNKQQQVQQEDGFAAISSPPPPLPVTISLPAAPVNAAAANVSSEFQTRVFSDDERSDHGVPAGYRKPPTPRSQPQNLPPQQVHHVKSNSGGHELPSPHSVSSDSSMNNPVYQQRPSVYQEPMSQMPSGSTVVTGMINPADPNTLLPQNHMQNQDPGYILHPQFEQQSAPSQQQQQQQFIHAAAPPQYIRHHPSGGLPMQTYIQVYPSQQPQSFHRQPGQLDQQQPYPAVYYVTTPAPPRPYNMAVPQSGSVSEAPGSVHSNHPQAPPNSMMAPPPNSQLRSVPGGKPEAGVYTTPQGMAGAQMVHQIPTSQQQFMGYSQIHHPPQSGSAAMPSYGYEYADNAHKQMFYTQPVGHAQYQTMTGPPPAMVLPDGSAAAKLPAENMTQQIRSSQPL